The Lepeophtheirus salmonis chromosome 1, UVic_Lsal_1.4, whole genome shotgun sequence genome has a segment encoding these proteins:
- the LOC139905433 gene encoding zinc finger MYM-type protein 1-like, producing MGTVQILYNFIEGSPKRSAIYKSVKITSKDEEHAKVMTLKNQSATRWSIRYDAVHAVSLGMVRIMKTLIIMRKDKDTLSSSTATSLLNSIFSHEFVFGIELLKTLLRHTSSLSDELQGRKVDLTKARKHVKLVIRTLEDLKNEEIFESIWKLAELKSSEMKSLFDQEDSIDLEFKEAKIPMRIKWKGTTESYFRETHFNVAINKIVLELESRFATDDTNITMDLIAIVNDSEVETCVIERVAKHYRLELEQLQSDHAIFQQFKADIDTEDMVSSQIAAELISSGMFRLMPELYKVIVILASMPISSCEAERSFSCLRRLKNHMRTTMDQERLSSLTLLNMDRVMVDKVSMKTWTV from the exons atggggacagtacaaattttatacaactttattgaagggtcaccaaagaggtcagcaatctacaagtcggtgaagataacaagtaaagatgaggagcatgccaaggtgatgaccctgaagaaccagtctgctacccgctggagtatccgctacgatgctgtacacgctgtatctctagggatggtcagaatcatgaagaccctcataataatgagaaaagataaagatacattgtcgagttcaacagcaacttctctgctcaacagcatctttagtcacgaatttgttttcggcattgaactgttgaagacactcctcagacacacatctagcttgtcagatgaacttcaaggcagaaaggttgacctaacaaaggcccgaAAACACGTCAAGCTAGtaattaggactcttgaagatcttaagaatgaggaaatctttgaatcaatctggaaacttgctgagttgaagtcgtctgagatgaaatcactatttgaccaggaggactcaattgatttggaattcaaggaggcgaagattccaatgagaataaagtggaaaggaacaactgaatcctacttccgtgaaacacatttcaatgttgcaatcaataagattgtattagagcttgagagcagatttgccaccgacgatacaaacatcacaatggatctcattgcaatcgtcaatgacagtgaagtggagacctgtgtcattgagcgtgtcgccaagcactacagacttgaactcgagcagctccagtcagaccatgcaatcttccagcaattcaag gcagatattgacacagaagacatggtttcgtcacaaattgctgcggagttaataagctcgggaatgttccgcctgatgccggagctatacaaggtgatcgttatcctggcctcaatgcctatcagcagctgtgaggcggagcggtcattctcctgtctcagaaggctcaagaaccacatgaggaccaccatggaccaggagaggctctcctccctcaccctcttgaacatggacagggtgatggtggacaaggtgtccatgaagacatggacagtttga
- the LOC121119254 gene encoding zinc metalloproteinase nas-4 isoform X1 has protein sequence MRLFNVLSLVLVIFTSLVISDTFDKTIGRNLVKGLATKWPNTTLPYQISPGFTASEVELILSAMKEIQNTTSCLKWVNRTTQAHYIDIITGDEGCYSTFGFNAERKTHILHIQGTGFTSSCMNKGIILNLMMKVMGFGIESNRPDRDSYVTISWENILDKEKIRFFRYRSVNEALDSVKICDPATMNAFDSCVQESQVDTLGLGYDYESITHFGSHYYSKNQNKTVIPKMRQSEDGVQIGQRTALSSLDVKKIISTYCYSAPAEVCEDNSGFCFIMKLGCWFTAVQNVCRKSCNACNQVLKTASNSK, from the exons atgcGACTTTTTAACGTTTTGAGTCTGgttttagttatatttacttCCCTTGTCATCTCTGATACTTTTG acaagACCATAGGACGAAACCTTGTGAAAGGATTAGCTACCAAATGGCCAAATACCACCCTTCCTTATCAAATCAGTCCTGGATTTACGGCATCTGAGGTAGAGCTAATTTTATCAGCCATGAAGGAAATTCAAAATACCACATCTTGTCTCAAATGGGTTAATCGCACTACTCAAGCTCATTATATAGACATCATAACTGGTGATGAGGGATGTTATTCTACATTTGGGTTCAATGCAGAACGAAAAACACATATACTTCATATCCAGGGTACAGGTTTCACAAGCAGTTGTATG AACAAAGGAATCATTCTTAATCTTATGATGAAAGTCATGGGCTTTGGGATAGAGAGCAACCGACCGGATAGGGACAGTTATGTGACTATTTCCTGGGAGAACATActagacaaagaaaaaattcgTTTTTTCCGTTATAGAAGTGTCAATGAAGCCCTTGACTCTGTCAAAATATGTGATCCTGCGACAATGAACGCCTTTGATAGTTGTGTTCAAGAATCACAAGTTGATACTCTTGGTTTGGGGTATGACTATGAATCAATTACACATTTTGGATCCCATTA CtattccaaaaatcaaaataaaacagtAATCCCAAAAATGAGGCAGTCCGAAGACGGTGTTCAAATTGGACAAAGAACAGCTTTATCGAGTCTTgacgtcaaaaaaataatttccactTATTGTTATA GCGCTCCTGCAGAAGTATGTGAGGATAACTCTGGATTTTGCTTCATAATGAAGCTTGGATGTTGGTTTACTGCTGTTCAAAATGTGTGTCGTAAATCCTGTAATGCATGCAACCAAGTTCTAAAAACAGCGTCTAATTCCAAATAG
- the LOC121119254 gene encoding zinc metalloproteinase nas-4 isoform X2: protein MKEIQNTTSCLKWVNRTTQAHYIDIITGDEGCYSTFGFNAERKTHILHIQGTGFTSSCMNKGIILNLMMKVMGFGIESNRPDRDSYVTISWENILDKEKIRFFRYRSVNEALDSVKICDPATMNAFDSCVQESQVDTLGLGYDYESITHFGSHYYSKNQNKTVIPKMRQSEDGVQIGQRTALSSLDVKKIISTYCYSAPAEVCEDNSGFCFIMKLGCWFTAVQNVCRKSCNACNQVLKTASNSK, encoded by the exons ATGAAGGAAATTCAAAATACCACATCTTGTCTCAAATGGGTTAATCGCACTACTCAAGCTCATTATATAGACATCATAACTGGTGATGAGGGATGTTATTCTACATTTGGGTTCAATGCAGAACGAAAAACACATATACTTCATATCCAGGGTACAGGTTTCACAAGCAGTTGTATG AACAAAGGAATCATTCTTAATCTTATGATGAAAGTCATGGGCTTTGGGATAGAGAGCAACCGACCGGATAGGGACAGTTATGTGACTATTTCCTGGGAGAACATActagacaaagaaaaaattcgTTTTTTCCGTTATAGAAGTGTCAATGAAGCCCTTGACTCTGTCAAAATATGTGATCCTGCGACAATGAACGCCTTTGATAGTTGTGTTCAAGAATCACAAGTTGATACTCTTGGTTTGGGGTATGACTATGAATCAATTACACATTTTGGATCCCATTA CtattccaaaaatcaaaataaaacagtAATCCCAAAAATGAGGCAGTCCGAAGACGGTGTTCAAATTGGACAAAGAACAGCTTTATCGAGTCTTgacgtcaaaaaaataatttccactTATTGTTATA GCGCTCCTGCAGAAGTATGTGAGGATAACTCTGGATTTTGCTTCATAATGAAGCTTGGATGTTGGTTTACTGCTGTTCAAAATGTGTGTCGTAAATCCTGTAATGCATGCAACCAAGTTCTAAAAACAGCGTCTAATTCCAAATAG